cctattatttttttaataaataagattcaaatagagcaataatagatagattacattttaagaaaaattttgatactagtttcatattttttattttaaaataatttaGTTTTGATTTTATAGATGtcattagaatttttttattttttaaaaaaaatacaaaaccaccttcgaAACCACCCTAAGGCTAAAAATTGCCCGGTTTCGATAGTTGAATGACCTATCTTATCCGGTTTTATAGCTTAAGGTTGAAAATTAGACTTTTGCGATAATTCAAGAATGTAAATCAGACTTTTCACTTAAAAAAATAAAGGCATGGAGGCCATTTGAAACCAACAATGGTCCGTTCGAAGAAAAACTTAGAATTGCACTCTTTATAGACCCAAGGGAGTATCTAACACTCCTGTATACTTTTTTATTAAGCCGTTATGAACATCTATCAACAATTTAACTGAACTAGTCTAAGTAATTCGAAATCTGTACTTGGCATGTTCAATTTTTGTCTAAGTAATTCGAAATCTGTACTTGGCATGTTCAATTTTTGGTACTTGACCTTATTTTCATGAAACCTTCCTCGGGGCCATGTGCTTGCATGCATGCACGAAAACATACATAGTtatttgaaaaaaagaaaaacacaagcCAACTTTAATTTGTTCCCTTTATTCTGCAAAACTAAATTATTAGTAGAACACCACATCTCTAATAACAAAcgcggcgggggaggcgccCGCCAAGCAGGGCCACGTCGCCCGAAATCCTATGAGCCGTGCGATTGTCATTGTGTGGTTCGCGGCCACTAACTCTTGGCTGAAGTTCTCCCGATCGACACAAGCTCTGCTCTCTCCCactgtttaattttttttgtcgtGACGTGACGTGACAGTCCCGATCTTATGCTcagtttagttccaaaaaattttctgCACTACAGTAACTTCTAacatttgatcactaattagaagtattatatgaaaatatttgaCAAAACCCATTTCATAACCTCCGGgcaaaatcacgagacgaatctaatgaacctaattatgcaatgattagacaatgttattttacagtaaacaatctctaatgataaattaattagtcttaatagatTCGCCTCGTGATTTCCTATCCatccatgtaattagttttatagttagtctatatttaatactcctaattagtattgtaaaagtttccaaaaaaatttgtcCAAAATTAACATAATCTAATTAGTTCGAACAGACTCGCTGCTGTAATATACTTGCTACTACCTCCTTACTTTCATTTTTATTATAATCACTTCCTAAATTATGTGCTTGTCCGCGCGCATGGGCGCGCAAAACACTAGTACGACTTTAGACATTGGGGAACAGTGGCAAGGCCCAAACACACACATCAGGGAGACTCAGAGCATGCAATGACCCTCCTCAGCTTGCAGCAACCTGTTCCCATCACCCAAGCAAGGGCGTGAAGGACTTGAGCTGACGCTTCTCCGGCGGCAGGTAAACAAACAGACCCGCCTCGTAGAAACGGGAGGCCGGTCCCTTCGTTTCGATCTCGAGACTGTAGTTCATGCCCGCGACGACTTGCTGCCTGCCTCTGACGACCTTACCAAACTCCAAACTCTCCCCAGACTGCTTGTTGTGCTCCGTGACAGCCCATTTGCCGAGATCCTGAACGTAAGGGTCCGTCACGTTCTCTATTTCCGCCCACTGCCCGGTCTTCGTGGACACAGCGGCTCTCGCGGACTGGCCAGCGGCTGCTGTCGAGACAGtgatggccgcggcggcggcgaacaacACCATGGCTTGGCgtcgcccgccggcggcggcaaccttggCTGCCGGCCGATCTTGGTGCTCGTCACGCTTGGCCGCAGAAGTTCTGGCcacgacgaggctgcggcggtggaggcgcggtgcagctgccgccgccatggtGGGGACGCACAGTGCGTTCGTGGTGAGGGATGCCATTAGCCGGATGGATGCTAGATAGTTGCTCTGTTTTTGGGTGGCGGTTAGTTTGTGTTGCTTGCGATCGATGGATTGAAGTCGTTGCTATAAATAGACTCCTGCTCCTAGCCATGCGTCGCACTCGTGGTAAATCCTTGATACGGTTAGAGGAGTTATTAGTAAATCAGTTCTTCCAACTCCAACTTTTGTTTGGTCCACACGACATCGAGCTTGAAGCATATTCTGGCGGATCTTCCGTATATATCTACTGATGATCCACCACCTCATACAAGCAATAAAACATGAAAACAACCTTGTATGAATGTTGTGCACGTTTGTTATGGTTTGTGGTCCTTTGCCACAAAAACCCAAATGAGTGCTGATGATCTTGCTGCACATCAATACCAGGTGGATTGTCTATCTCTTTGCACACGTGAAGCATGACTTGATTTGGGCTTGAATAGGATGCAGCACCCGCTCTTTTGGCACTCCTGAAAAATCATTTTCTTTGAGAAAATGACAGTTCCTCGTAACATTGAAACCTGATTTTTCTTATCTTACTATAACAGACTGTTGTAGTTGAGAGTCATATAGGATGATTGTGACGAATACACCCAATCACACATAAACAAGTCCGTACGAGTACTTTTAGTAGCATGCGCCTACATATGAGGTGAGCCCATAAAATTTCATATAGTATCTCGTGCCAGTTTATATGATTATCGATCCTCTATCTTTTTCTTTAATGAACTTGCATTGAGCGCAATCTTATTATTACAAGACTCAGACTAAGAATAATTTGCAgataaattatgcaacttaatcTTATAATAGTTAACAATGTTGAATTTTCTGTTTATATTAGTTGTAGTTCGTATGAAATACTTCAATTAATATAGACTATATCTCAATAAAAGTAGTCAACGGTACAGTGtagatatttttttctcaattcACATGGTCCTTTAGAGAAAACCTAATGAGTAATGTCCTCATTCATCTTTAATTATGCTAGACCATTATATGATCATTGTAGTTGTTTCTTTTTTAATtgattatattttatttattataaaatattcaaattaaTCTAGAAAGTTGGATATGAACATGACAATCATTGATATATATCATttattgttttttgtttttagtTATATTTGATATGAGATCTTACGAGTAATCTAGCTACTATAATATCCGATGGCTATAACTGGCTGATTGAGCACCTTGGCGTTGCTCAGATCAATAGTATGAACAGGGAATGACGTCTTGTCAACTTGCATCTCATGCATAGCTAATCATCCttcattaacggccgattgGATCTTTC
This genomic interval from Panicum virgatum strain AP13 chromosome 8K, P.virgatum_v5, whole genome shotgun sequence contains the following:
- the LOC120643914 gene encoding cysteine proteinase inhibitor 8-like, which gives rise to MASLTTNALCVPTMAAAAAPRLHRRSLVVARTSAAKRDEHQDRPAAKVAAAGGRRQAMVLFAAAAAITVSTAAAGQSARAAVSTKTGQWAEIENVTDPYVQDLGKWAVTEHNKQSGESLEFGKVVRGRQQVVAGMNYSLEIETKGPASRFYEAGLFVYLPPEKRQLKSFTPLLG